The Arachis hypogaea cultivar Tifrunner chromosome 16, arahy.Tifrunner.gnm2.J5K5, whole genome shotgun sequence genome contains a region encoding:
- the LOC112759121 gene encoding CSC1-like protein At4g02900, which translates to MATLGDICVSAAVNLLSAIAFLLAFAILRLQPINDRVYFPKWYLKGIRGSPTSSRTAVGKFVNLDYSSYLRFLNWMPAALHMPEPELIDHAGLDSAVYIRIYLLGLKIFAPVAVLAFGALVPVNWTGRRLNASKSKELTFSNIDKLSISNVPDGSKRFWVHIGMSYLFSFWTCFTLYREYKIIAAMRLRFLASERRRPDQFTVLVRNVPPDPDESVSEHIEHFFCVNHPDHYLMHQVVYNANKLAAIVAKKRAMINWHIYYENKYERNPSQRPVTRTGMLGIFGKKVDAINHYTSLIDNLSKQEEEERQKVRNDPDAIVPAAFVSFKTRWGAAVCAQTQQTSNPTVWLTEWAPEPRDVYWDNLAIPYLDLNLRKLLMTVAMFFLTFFFMIPIALVQSLANIESIKHVFPFLASLVEKPSVKNFIQGFLPGLTLKIFLIFLPKILMTMSKIEGFTSLSGLDRRSASKYYLFILVNVFLGSVVTGTAFQQLEQLIDQPSTEFTKTVGSTIPMKATFFITYVMIDGWAGIAAEVLRLTPLIMFHLKNTFLVKTELDRQAAMDPGCLDFSISEPRIQLYFMLGHVYAPVTPLLLPFIVVFFAFSYLVFRHQIINVYNQHYESGATFWPDVHRRVLTGLIISQILLMGLLSTRGTNKITLVLIGQPILTFWFYRYCKGRFESAFIKFPLEEAMVKDTLERAVEPTLNLRIYLQDAYVHPVFKRSELEKPMAVDDEEENPLIQTTRASRLSSMPESDNEA; encoded by the exons atggcGACTCTAGGGGATATTTGTGTTTCCGCGGCCGTCAATCTCTTGTCTGCAATTGCATTCTTGCTGGCTTTTGCAATATTACGACTTCAACCCATTAACGATAGGGTCTACTTCCCAAAATGGTATCTGAAGGGAATAAGAGGAAGCCCAACAAGTTCCAGAACAGCAGTTGGAAAATTTGTTAACCTGGACTACAGTTCCTATCTCAGGTTCTTGAATTGGATGCCTGCAGCATTGCATATGCCAGAGCCAGAACTTATAGATCATGCAGGGCTTGACTCAGCAGTGTATATTCGGATTTATCTGCTTGG GTTGAAAATATTTGCCCCAGTTGCCGTACTTGCTTTTGGGGCTTTGGTTCCCGTTAACTGGACTGGGAGAAGATTGAATGCATCAAAATCCAAGGAGTTGACATTTAGCAATATTGACAAGCTTTCGATATCAAATGTTCCAGATGGATCAAAGAG GTTTTGGGTTCATATTGGTATGTCATATCTCTTCTCTTTTTGGACATGCTTTACTCTTTACAGAGAATACAAGATTATAGCAGCAATGAGATTGCGATTTTTGGCATCTGAACGTCGTCGTCCAGACCAATTTACT GTCCTAGTGAGGAACGTTCCACCAGATCCTGATGAATCTGTTAGTGAGCacattgagcattttttttgtgTCAATCATCCTGATCACTATCTGATGCATCAG GTTGTATATAATGCAAACAAGCTTGCTGCAATAGTTGCAAAGAAAAGGGCAATGATAAACTGGCACATTTACTACGAAAACAAATATGAAAGGAATCCTTCGCAAAGGCCAGTTACTCGG ACAGGTATGCTCGGTATCTTCGGGAAAAAAGTGGATGCTATTAATCATTATACTTCGCTAATTGATAACTTGAGCAAACAA gaagaggaagaaagacaGAAAGTTAGAAATGATCCCGATGCTATTGTTCCTGCAGCATTCGTTTCATTCAAAACCCGATGGGGAGCAGCTGTATGTGCTCAAACTCAGCAAACTAGTAATCCTACTGTTTGGCTCACAGAATGGGCTCCTGAGCCTCGAGATGTCTATTGGGATAATCTAGCCATTCCATATTTGGATCTCAATCTTCGAAAATTGCTCATGACTGTTGCTATGTTTTTCTTAACTTTCTTCTTTATGATACCAATAGCATTGGTCCAATCTCTAGCCAACATTGAGTCCATCAAGCATGTCTTTCCTTTCTTGGCGTCGTTAgttgagaa GCCATCTGTAAAGAATTTTATTCAAGGATTTCTGCCAGGGCTAACATTAAAGATATTTCTTATTTTCCTCCCTAAAATTCTCATGACAATGTCCAAAATAGAAGGTTTTACATCGCTTTCAGGTTTAGACCGGAGGTCAGCATCCAAATATTACTTATTTATTCTTGTCAATGTGTTCCTTGGAAGCGTTGTAACAGGAACCGCATTTCAGCAACTTGAACAACTTATTGATCAGCCCTCTACAGA GTTCACCAAAACTGTTGGCAGTACAATCCCTATGAAAGCAACATTTTTCATCACATATGTAATGATTGATGGATGGGCTGGAATTGCTGCAGAGGTCCTCAGATTAACTCCGTTAATTATGTTCCACCTGAAAAACACATTCCTGGTGAAGACAGAGCTGGACAGACAAGCTGCTATGGACCCTGGTTGCTTGGATTTTTCCATATCTGAACCTCGAATACAGTTATATTTCATGCTAGGACACGTCTATGCCCCAGTTACGCCTTTACTTCTCCCCTTCATTGTAGTATTCTTCGCCTTTTCCTACTTGGTCTTTCGGCATCAA ATTATCAATGTGTATAACCAGCACTACGAGAGTGGAGCAACATTTTGGCCAGATGTCCACCGTCGAGTTCTTACCGGATTGATTATATCCCAGATTCTTTTGATGGGGTTGCTCAGTACCAGAGGCACTAACAAGATCACGCTAGTGCTTATTGGACAACCCATCTTGACATTCTGGTTCTACAGATATTGCAAAGGCCGCTTTGAATCAGCATTCATAAAGTTCCCACTAGAG GAAGCTATGGTGAAGGATACGCTTGAACGGGCTGTTGAGCCAACCTTGAACCTGAGAATATATCTTCAAGATGCTTATGTACACCCAGTTTTTAAGAGAAGTGAGTTGGAAAAACCAATGGCCgttgatgatgaagaagagaaTCCTCTCATTCAAACAACTAGAGCGTCTCGTCTGAGTAGCATGCCAGAATCTGATAATGAAGCATAG